The genomic segment TCAGAGTCGAGTTCATGATGCTCTTGGGTTCGCCTGCGTGACCGCGTGGCGCCGCGGCGGCCTTTAGGCTTGCGCCAGTTTCCGCTGCAGGAAGTCGCGCACCGGCGCCGGCTCGACCTTGCTCGCGATCACCGCGCGGCCGATGCCTTCCATCAGGATGAAGGTGAGTTCGCCGCGCTTGACCTTCTTGTCCTGCGACATCAGCGCCATCAGGCGGTCGGCGTCGGCAAGGCCCTCCTGGGTGAAGCCTGCGATGTCCTGCAGCCGCGTCGGCAGGCCGACGTCGGCGAGGTGCTTGGCCAGCCGCTGCGCGTCGGTGGCCGGCATCATGCCGCGTTCGGCGGAGAACTCCGCCGCCAGCACCATGCCGATCGCCACGCCCTCGCCGTGGAACAGCCGGTCGGAGAATCCGGTCGCCGCTTCCAGGGCATGGCCGAAGGTGTGACCGAGATTGAGCAGCGCGCGGTCACCGGTCTCGCGTTCGTCGCGGGCGACGATCGCGGCCTTGGCTCGGCATGAGGTGGCCACCGCGTGCTCGCGCGCGGCGCCGCCGTTGAACAGCTCGGCATGGTTGGCTTCGAGCCAGGCGAAGAACGCCTCGTCGCCGAGCGCGCCATATTTCGCGACTTCGGCATAGCCGGCGCGGAATTGGCGCGGCGACAGCGTGTCGAGGATCGCGGTGTCGGCCAAGACCAGCACCGGCTGATGGAACGTGCCGATCAGATTCTTGCCCTGCGGCGAGTTGATGCCGGTCTTGCCGCCGACCGAGGAGTCGACCTGCGCCAGCAGCGAGGTCGGCACCTGCACGAAGTCGACGCCGCGGCGCAGCAGCGAGGCCGAGAAACCGGCAAGATCGCCGATCACGCCGCCGCCGAGCGCGATCACCAGATCGTTGCGCTCGATTTTGGCGGCGATCAGCGCCTCGCACACCTGCTCGAGCCCCGCATAGCTTTTGGAGCTTTCGCCTTCGCCGACGATCACCGACGCATGCGCGATGCCAGCCTGATCCAGCACCTCCTCGGTGCGCTTCAGCCAGGTCTTCGCCACGGTGCGATCGGTGACGATCGCGGTGCGTGCGCCGGGCCGCAGCTTGGCGATCCGCTCGCCCAGCGAGGCGATCACGTCGCGGCCGATCACGATCTCATAGGCGCGGTCGCCGAGGGCGACTTCGACGGTGATCGGGGCGGAGTGTTTCTGCGGGGCGTTCATGAAGTCTCGCTCAAGGTTGGGACGGCGCGGCGCACAGATAGTCGTGGAGCGCCGCGACGCATTCGTCGACGATCTTCTCGTGCGGCACGTCGCGGGACGCGATGGTGATATCGGCCTCGCGGTATAGCGGATATCGTTCGGCGATCAGCCGGGCGATGGTGCCGGCCGGATCTGGCGTCTTCAGCAGCGGCCGGTCCGCCCGGCGCTTGACCCGGCGCAGGATCACGTCGGCCTCCGCCTCGAGCCACATCGAGATCGCCTTCTCGCGAATCCGGTCGCGAGTTTCCTCGCGCATGAAGGCGCCGCCACCGGTCGCCAGCACCTTGGTGCCGCCGTCGAGCAGCCGCGAAATCACCCGGGCCTCACCGTCGCGAAAATGCGGCTCGCCATGGGTTTCGAATATCTCCGGGATGGTCATCGCGGCGGCCGATTCAATCTCGGTGTCGGCGTCGAGAAACGGCAGCCCGAGTCGCAGCGCCAGTCGGCGTCCGACGGTGGATTTGCCGGCGCCCATCATGCCGATGAGCACGACCGGGCGATCGCCCAGCGCCGCGACGATCTCGGCTTCCTGGGGCGACCTGCCGGCAGCAGCCGTCGGTACGGTTTCAGACATTCTCGGCATCCGTGGGATAGAAAGGGCAAGCTATACTACCTTGGTCGCCGGGCTTGCCAGAGTCTCTTGCAAGGGACGGGCGAACATGGTCGTAGTCGCGCGTCGCTGCCAAACGCCCTGCCGCTGCCGAGATTCGCGAATGCCTACCCTCTTTCGGTTCCTGACGGTGATTGGTGTGGTGGGCGGTATCATTTACGGGACGATTTTCGCGCTGGCCAATTTCGTCGGGCCGAACAGCCGCGAAATGACCGTGACGATCGGCCCGGACAAATTTCTCAAGAAATAGCCGCTAGGCTGGTCGCATGCGTCGACCGCGAACCATATCCAGAGCCGCCCCGCTGCGGGAGCCTGAAGCTCAGGCCGCGCCGCTGCGCCCTGCTTCCTATTCGGACGCCGGGCTGACCGAGCTTTTTCTCGACATGATCGCGGCCGAGCAAGGCGCCTCCGCCAACACGCTGGACGCCTATCGGCGCGATCTGGCGGATCTATCGCACTTTCTGTCCCGCCGCCGGCTCAGCATCGGCTCCGCCGACACCGCGGCGCTGCGCAGTTATCTGGCGGATCTCGACAACCGCGGCTTTGCCACCTCCAGCGTGGCGCGGCGATTGTCGGCGCTGCGGCATTTGTTCCGGTTTCTGCTTAGCGAGCGGATTCGCGCTGACGATCCGGCCGCGATCCTGGCTGGGCCAAAGCGCGGCCGCAGCCTGCCGAAAGTGCTGTCGATCGCGGATGTCGACCGGCTGCTCGCCTGTGCCCGGCAGGAGATCGATGCCGCAGAAGGTGGCGCACGGCTGCGTGCGGCACGGCTGAACTGCCTGCTCGAAGTGCTCTACGCCACCGGGTTGCGCGTCTCGGAGCTGGTGTCGCTGCCGCTGTCGGCGGCCCGGCGCGATGCCCGGATGATTGTGGTGCGCGGCAAGGGCGACAAAGAGCGGCTGGTGCCGCTCAACGCCGGCGCCAAACAGGCGATGGCGCGCTATCTGGAAGAGATGGCGGTCGCCAAGGACCCCAAAGACGGCCCTACGCCGAAATGGCTGTTCCCGTCCTTCGGCGAGAGCGGGTATCTCACCCGGCAGCATTTTGCGCGGGATCTGAAGGATTTAGCCGCGCGGGCCGGGCTGTCGCCTCGGCTGGTT from the Rhodopseudomonas palustris genome contains:
- the aroB gene encoding 3-dehydroquinate synthase; this translates as MNAPQKHSAPITVEVALGDRAYEIVIGRDVIASLGERIAKLRPGARTAIVTDRTVAKTWLKRTEEVLDQAGIAHASVIVGEGESSKSYAGLEQVCEALIAAKIERNDLVIALGGGVIGDLAGFSASLLRRGVDFVQVPTSLLAQVDSSVGGKTGINSPQGKNLIGTFHQPVLVLADTAILDTLSPRQFRAGYAEVAKYGALGDEAFFAWLEANHAELFNGGAAREHAVATSCRAKAAIVARDERETGDRALLNLGHTFGHALEAATGFSDRLFHGEGVAIGMVLAAEFSAERGMMPATDAQRLAKHLADVGLPTRLQDIAGFTQEGLADADRLMALMSQDKKVKRGELTFILMEGIGRAVIASKVEPAPVRDFLQRKLAQA
- a CDS encoding shikimate kinase → MSETVPTAAAGRSPQEAEIVAALGDRPVVLIGMMGAGKSTVGRRLALRLGLPFLDADTEIESAAAMTIPEIFETHGEPHFRDGEARVISRLLDGGTKVLATGGGAFMREETRDRIREKAISMWLEAEADVILRRVKRRADRPLLKTPDPAGTIARLIAERYPLYREADITIASRDVPHEKIVDECVAALHDYLCAAPSQP
- the xerD gene encoding site-specific tyrosine recombinase XerD; its protein translation is MRRPRTISRAAPLREPEAQAAPLRPASYSDAGLTELFLDMIAAEQGASANTLDAYRRDLADLSHFLSRRRLSIGSADTAALRSYLADLDNRGFATSSVARRLSALRHLFRFLLSERIRADDPAAILAGPKRGRSLPKVLSIADVDRLLACARQEIDAAEGGARLRAARLNCLLEVLYATGLRVSELVSLPLSAARRDARMIVVRGKGDKERLVPLNAGAKQAMARYLEEMAVAKDPKDGPTPKWLFPSFGESGYLTRQHFARDLKDLAARAGLSPRLVSPHVLRHAFASHLLHNGADLRIVQTLLGHSDISTTQIYTHVVEERLKSLVRDLHPLGEGR